In the Streptomyces sp. SJL17-4 genome, CGTGGTCCGTACGCCCGACGGCACCGTCCACGCCATGATCGGCGACGTGTGCGGCCACGGCCCCGACGAGGCCGCGCTCGGCGTCGAGCTGCGGATCGCCTGGCGGGCCCTGACCTTCGCGGGGCTGTGCGGGGACGAGCTGCTCTCCACGATGCAGCAGGTCCTGGAGCACGAGCGGGAGAGCGAGGAGATCTTCGCGACCCTCTGCACCGTCGACATCGCGCCCGACGGGCGCCGCGCGGGCCTGTGCCTGGCCGGGCACCCGTCGCCGCTGATCGCCCGGCAGGGGCGGGCGGCACGGCTGCTGCCGTACGAGGACGGCGGCCCGGCACTCGGACTGCTGCCGCGCGCCCGCTGGCCGCGCCGGCAGGTCGAGCTCGGCGGGGCGTGGAGCCTGATCATGTACACGGACGGACTGATCGAGGGACGCTCGGCCGGACCCGGCTCGCCGCGGCTCGGCCAGGACGGGATGGTCGGCATGATCAACCGGCAGCTGACCTCGGGCCTGCGGGGCGACGAGCTCCTGGAGGCCGCGGTGACGGAGGTCCGGTCGCTGAACGGCGGGGAGCTGACGGACGACGTCGCGGTCCTGGCCCTGGAAAGGGACAGGGACAGGGACAGGGCCCGGGGCTAGACCCTGGACCCCTGAAAGTGACAGCAGGACCCGGAGCCGGGCTCCGGGTCCTGCTTGTTCCTGCTGTCAGTTCTTACGTCTAGCGGCCGCCGTTGTAGGGGCCGTACGGTCCGTCGCTGCTGGAGCCGCCACCCCTTCGGCCGCCTCCGCCGCCCGACACCTGCTGGAGCGCGGGGCGGACGTCGACCATGAAGACGATGGCGGCGATCACACCCGCGATCTGCAGGAACAGCATCGGGAAGAGCAGGTTCAGGGCGAGGTTGATGCCCAGAACGATCAGCCAGAACTTCTTCGTCTGCTTCTCGGCGGCGCGGTAGGCGTCCTCGCGCGCCATGGCGGCGAAGACGAGCGCGGCGACGGCGAAGCCGGTGAAGATCAGGAACATCACCAGGGTGAGGAGGGAGTCGAATCCCGCGCGCAACATACTGAGCACCGCCTAGGGAAGAGGGGAAGAGCGCCTCGCGGTCAAGGTACCCGGTTCAACGCATCAGGTACCCGTATTGGTGCCCGGCCCTACTCCGTCTCGGCGGTGACGGCCGCCTTCTTGGCGGGGGCCTTGCGGGCGGTGGTCTTCCGGGCGGGCGCCTTCTTGGCCTCGGCGGGCTCGTCGGAGGCGACGGCGACCGGCTCCTCCTTCTCCTTCTCCTCGGCCTTGGTCTCGTCCGGCTCGACCACGACGGCGATCTCGACGATCTCCTCGGCCACGTCACCACGCCAGGCCTTGACGGCCTCCTCGCCGTGGGCGGCGACCTCCTCGTACTTCTCGCGCGCCTTGACGGCGTACTCGGCGGCGACGCCGACGCCGCGCAGGGCGAGGTCCTGGGCGGTCTCGCCGAGCTTCTTGAGGTCCGTGTCGAGCCCGCCGACGACATCGGCGAGCTTCGACTGCACGGTGGCCTGGGCCTCCTTGGCCTGCGCGGTCACCTTCTCCTGCACGACCTTGGGGTCGGTCTTCCGTACGGCCTCGATGCGGGCGGGCGCCTCGGCGGCGATCTGCTCGATCAGGCCGGGAACCTTCTTGGCCTGCTGCACGGCGAGGTCCGCGGTGCCGGCGGCGAAGTAGAGAGGGGTACGCAGTTCGTCGATGATGGCCATGCTGGTGGTCCTCCCGGATGTGACGTACGAGCGAGCGCTGGCTCAGGGGCGGTTAGGCATCGGGTTGGGCATCGGGCGCGTCGGCGGGCCGCTCGGCGGCCACGGCGCGAGCGCCTGCGGGGGCTTCGGTGGCTCCCGTGGCTCCGGCGGCTCCGGTGGCTCCGGCGGCTTCGGTAGCTCCGCTGTGGTCCGCCTCGGCGGCTTGGGCAGCCTGGGCAGCCGCTGCGGCGGCCTCGGCCGCGTTCTCCTTGCGGAAGGAGTCGTAGATCTGGAGCAGCACCTGCTTCTGCCGCTCGTTGATCGAGGGATCGGCGAGGATGACGGCGCGCGTCTCCAGCTCCTCCCGCTCCTTCTCGTCGAGGATCCCGGCCCGTACGTAGAGCGTCTCGGCGGAGATCCGCAGCGCCTTGGCGACCTGCTGCAACACCTCGGCGCTGGGCTTCCGCAGCCCCCGCTCGATCTGGCTCAGGTACGGGTTCGACACCCCGGCGGCGTCGGCGAGCTGCCGCAGGGACAACTGCGCGGTCCGCCGCTGCTCGCGGAGGTACTCACCGAGATTGCCGACGTTGAGCGATGCCATGCTCCGACCATGCCAGCCTTTGCTAACTATTGCAAGCAGCCGCTTGCAAGAGTCGCCCCGGGCTCCTTAATCCTCGTGATCTCCGCGGTCGCTGCTGAGAGACTGGGGCGCATGGAGACGACGACGGGGCGCTTCCGGACGGCGGTCAGGGAGTGGGCGGCCGATGGCGCGGGGGCCTCGGCCGCCGCCGCGGTCGCGCGCGAACTCGCGGCCGGCAGCGAGCTGCGTACGGCCGTGCTCGTGGAGGGAGTCAGCGACCACGTCGCGCTCGACGCGCTCGCGGCCCGACACGGCCGCTCCCTCGACGCGGAGGGCATCGCCGTCATTCCGCTCGGCGGGGCGACCAACATCGGCAGATTCGTGCAGCTGCTCGGGCGCCAGGGGCTCGGCATCACGCTGGCGGGTCTGTGCGACGCAGGCGAGGAGCGCCATTTCTCGGGCGCCCTCGAACGCGAAGGACTCGGCCACGACCTCGCACGCTCCGACATGGAGCCGCTCGGCTTCTACGTGTGCGACGCCGACCTGGAGGAGGAGCTGATCCGCTCCCTCGGCGCCGAGTCGGTGCAGCAGGTCGTCGACGCCCAGGGCGACCTGCGGGCCTTCCGTATCTTCCAGAAGCAGCCCGCCCAGCGGGAGCGGGACGTCGAGCGGCAGCTGCGGCGTTTCATGGGCACCATCAGCGGCCGCAAGAGCCTGTACGCCCGCTCGCTCGTCGACGCCCTCGACCTGACCGAGGCGCCCCGCCCGCTCGACCGGCTGCTCGCGCACGTGTCCGTGTCCGCGTCGACGTCGACGTCGACGTCGACGTCGGCGGGCTGAGGCAACTGCGCCTTCCCTCTTTCAGGCCGCAGGGGTGTCGAAGCGGCGACGGGCCGTCTCGATGGCGCCGAGATACTGGTGGGTCCAGTCGCACATGCCGTCGATCGTCGCCCTGAGCGCCCGGCCGGGGGCCGTGGGCGTGTACTCGACACGGGGCGGGATCTCGGGGTGGACAGTCCGGTCGATCAGGCCGGAGCGCTCCAGCATGCGCAGGTTCTGGGTGAGCATCTTGTGGCTGATGCCCTCGATCTCGTTCCGCCCAGGTCGAGCAGTGCCACCTCGACGTCGGCACCGCCCTCGCCGACGTCGGCACCGCCCTCGCCGACGTCGGCGCCTCCTTCGACGACGTCGCGAAGCTGACCGTGTACGTCGTCGACTGGAGCCCCGTCGCCTCTCGGACCCCCCGCGTCCCGCCTGCCATGCTGGTGGGCGTGGCACTGGACGACCTGGTACGGCTGCGCCGGGCGCGGGACGTGATGGATCGCGACTACGCGCTGCCGCTCGACGTCCCCGCGCTCGCCTCCGTCGCCCTCATGTCGACCGGGCACTTCGCCCGCAGCTTCCGTGCCGCCTACGGCGAGACCCCGTACAGCTACCTCATGACCCGCCGCGTCGAGCGTGCCAAGGCCTTGCTCCGGCGGGGTGACATGAGCGTCACGGACGTCTGCTTCGCCGTCGGGTGCACCTCGCTCGGCTCCTTCAGCTCCCGCTTCACCGAACTCGTCGGCGAGACGCCGTCCGCCTACCGGGCCCGCCGCCACGAGGACGGGGCCGCGATCCCGGCGTGCGTCGCGAAGGTCCGGACGCGGCCGGTCCGGAAGACCTGAGTCAGCAGGCATCAGGCATCGGCCATCGGCCATCGGCCATGGGTCATCGGCCATGGGTCATCGGCCATGGGTCATCGGCCATGGGTCATCGATCAGTTTCGGAGAAGCGGAATCCTGGGGGCCGCCGTAGCTTCGAAGGCATGAACGTCAAGCTCTCGCAGTGCTTCATCGCAGTCGACGACCACGACAAGGCCCTCGCCTTCTATCGCGACGCCCTCGGCCTCGAAGTGCGGAACGACGTCGGATTCGAGGGGATGCGCTGGGTGACCGTCGGGTCCCCCGCGCAGCCGGACGTGGAGATCGTCCTCGAACCGCCGCTCGCCGACCCCAACGCCTCCCCCGCCGACCGGCAGGCGGTGGCCGAGCTGCTCGCCAAGGGCATGCTGCGCGGCGTGATCTTCTCCACCGAGGACGTCGACGCCACCTTCGAACACGTCCGGGCGGCGGGCGGCGAGGTCCTCCAGGAGCCGGTCGACCAGCCGTACGGCGTCCGCGACTGCGCCTTCCGCGACCCGGCGGGCAACATGCTGCGCTTCACCCAGCCCCGCTCCTCGTAGCGCCCCCTCCTCGCGGCACCCTCTCCTCGCGGCACCCCCTCCTCGCGGCACCCCCTCCTCGTAGCGCCCCGAACCTCCTCGAACCCCCCTATCGGCTTCCATCGCCCGTGCCACCATGACCCGAGACGGCCTTGGGAGGGCCGAGGTCAACAGGGGGGTTCCGCATGCCGGTTGAGCGCATCTGGCTGGACGTGCCGTACGCCGAGAAGGACGCGGCCAAGCGCGGCGGGGCCCGTTGGGACCCCGCCGCCAAGCGGTGGTTCGCGCCCCGGGCCGGGATGACCGAACTCGCCCGGTGGGCCGCCGCCGTCGACGTCCCCGACCTGCTGCCCGGCGAGGACCGGACCCTCGGCAGCGGGCTCTTCGTCGACCTCGTCCCGCGCACCTGCTGGTTCACCAATGTCCGGTCCTGCGTGGCCCAGGCCGACTGGGAACGGCTCCGCCGGATGATCACCGGTCGCGCCGGACAGCGCTGCGAGGCCTGCGGGGCGGGCGAGGACCGCTCCGCACGGCGGTGGCTGGAGGCCCATGAACGATGGACCTACGACGCCACCACCCGTGTCCAGACCCTCAAGCGGCTCATCTGCCTCTGCACCGACTGCCACACCGTCACCCACTTCGGCCTCGCCCAGGTGCGCGGCATCGAGGACCGGGCGTTCGCCCACCTCGTGAAGGTGACGGGGATGAGCGGGCCGCAGGCCCGGGACCATGTCCGGGCCGCGTTCGCCGTCTGGGAGGACCGCTCCCGCCACGACTGGGAGCTGGACCTCGGCATCCTCACCGGGGCGGGGATCGCCCTGGCCCCGCCGCCCGGCGCCGGCGAGCGCGCCCGGGTCGCCGACGAGACCCTGCTGCCCCGGCAGCCGGGGACACCGACCCGCGAGCAGGGGGCCGGCACGCGCCCGACCCCGCGCCGCGACTGAGCCCCGGCCCCCGAATCAGGCGCGGCAGCGCAGCATCACCAGCGGCGGGTGGGCGAGGAGGTCCGCCCAGAAGTCCTCGCCGAACTTCTCGATGCCCGCCTCCGACACCTCCAGCGGCACCCACTCCACGTCCCGGAACCCCGCCGCCGCCAGGCACTCCTCGTAGACCTCGCGGCGGGGGACCGTGCCGATGATGCTGATCGGCTCCGGTTCGAGGAGCGCCGTGACCCGGACGCGCGGGCCCGCCTCGCCCTCCTCGCCCGTCGGCTCGCAGCGGAAGCCGTACGCGGGCAGGGACACACAGTCGAACCGGTAGTCCGGCCGCTGGGCGAGCACGAAGAACTCACCACCCGGCACCAGGTTCTGGTGGATGCGGCGGCACATCCGCTCCATCCCCGCGACGTCCTCGGCATAGTTGAGGTCCTTCGTCGTGTGGTCCCGAAGTTCTGCGCGCCCGTCGAGTCTGCTCCGCGGAGGCCCGTCCGCCGTACTGGCAGATGACACGAGAGGTCGGCGGGGTGGTCCTCGTATCACCCAACACCCGCCATCGGGACGGCGGTTGGGCCGAACGTCACTCCACCCAGGCGGCAAGCACCCCGAAGTCCGCCGCCGTGAGTCCCTGCCGGGGATCGACCCGATGCAGCAGCGCCCGGCCGGGATGGTGGGCGGCCACCCAGTCGCGGTCGGCCGCGCCGATCTCGTCGTCGACCCAGGCGAACGGCCGCCCGTCGGCCCACGCCACGAGTCCCGGTGTCTTCCAGTGCACCCCCGGCGCGGGGTCGGGCCCGTCCTCGGGCCACCGGACCAGGGGCAGCGCCGGAAGCCCGAGGCGCGGCGCGACCCAGGCGTTCGCGTCGTCCTCCCAGGTCGTCGCCCAGACGAGGGCGTACGGGAGTGCCGCGAGCCGCGGCCCCTGCGCGGGATCGAGCCGCGCGAGGAGCGGGCTCACGGACGCGGGCGGCGACGGTGCGTACGTCGGGTACTCCCGTCCGCTCGCCCCGAAGGGGATCAGCGGGCCGTCGACATCCAGGAAGAGCAGGGGGGTCGCCATGGCTCCATCCTGACCGGCCACCGACCACAGGTGACCGATCGCAGGGTGCCGCGGCCCTCCCCTCCATTCGTCCACTTCGCGATAATCCGCGACGGATCGATCCTCGTTACCCTTGCAGGCATGACAGCCATGGCGCCCACCCGCACCGAGCCCGACCTCTCCTACCTCCTCGACCACACCAGTCACGCCTTGCGGACCCGGATGACCGCCGCGCTCGACGCGATCGGGCTCACCCCCCGCATGCACTGCGTCCTCGTCCACGCCCTGGAGGAGGAGCGCACCCAGGCGCAGCTCGCGGAGATCGGGGACATGGACAAGACGACCATGGTCGTCACCGTCGACGCCCTGGAGAAGGCCGGGCTCGCCGAGCGCCGGCCGTCGAGCACGGACCGGCGCGCGCGGATCATCGCGGTGACCGAGGCGGGGGCCAAGGTCGCCGTGGAGAGCCAGAAGATCGTCGACGGCGTCCACGAGAGCGCCCTCGCCTCCCTCCCCGACGACGCGCGCGCCGCCCTGCTGAAGGCCCTGAACCTGCTGGTCACCGGTCATCTGGAGACCCCGATCGAGAGCCCGAGGCCGGCCCGCCGGGCCCGTCAGCGCGGCTGATCCGGACAGCGGGAGGCCTCGAAGAGGGCACACTCGTTCCGTAAAAAATAGTCTGCAACAAAACCTTCTGCTAATGTCACTCCTGTCGGCTCCACCGAACAGGAGTGATCCCCATGCCCTCCACCTCCGCCCCCTCCCGTCACCTCGCCCTCGGCGTCCTCGCCACCGGCATGCTCATGACGATCCTCGACGGCAGCATCGTCACCGTCGCGATGCCCGCCATCCAGAGCGACCTCGGCTTCACCCCCGTCGGCCTCAGCTGGGTCGTCAACGCCTACCTGATCGCCTTCGGCTCGTTCCTCCTCCTCGCGGGCCGCCTCGGCGACCTCATCGGCCGCAGACGGATGTTCCTCGCGGGCACCGGGATCTTCACCGCCGCCTCGCTCCTCGCCGGGGTCGCCACCTCCCCAGGCATCCTCATCGCCGCCCGCTTCCTCCAGGGCGTCGGCAGCGCGATGTCCTCCGCCGTCGGCCTCGGCATCCTCGTCACGCTCTTCACCGTGCCGCGCGAACGGGCCCGCGCCATCGCCGTGTTCAGCTTCACCGGCGCCGCCGGCGCCTCCCTCGGCCAGGTCCTCGGCGGCGTCCTCACCGATGCCCTCACCTGGAACTGGATCTTCTTCATCAACCTGCCCATCGGCCTCGCCACCCTGCTCGTGGCCCTCCGCGCCCTCCCCTCCGACCGGGGCC is a window encoding:
- a CDS encoding PP2C family protein-serine/threonine phosphatase; the protein is MDATAMTGTVTGTDRTDLTLLVVEDDPAGALAVPELLDAADAAGTRVRIRTARNLTEAERLLTDDVHCVLVDLSLPGPRAAEGADPLAPLRHILRLAPRHAVLALAASADAELAAEAVRVGAQDHLFREELDGRLLSRAIRYAVERKRADAVQVKLAESRLRAQENARLERGLLPTPLLEGSDLRFAAHYRPGRSRALLGGDFYDVVRTPDGTVHAMIGDVCGHGPDEAALGVELRIAWRALTFAGLCGDELLSTMQQVLEHERESEEIFATLCTVDIAPDGRRAGLCLAGHPSPLIARQGRAARLLPYEDGGPALGLLPRARWPRRQVELGGAWSLIMYTDGLIEGRSAGPGSPRLGQDGMVGMINRQLTSGLRGDELLEAAVTEVRSLNGGELTDDVAVLALERDRDRDRARG
- a CDS encoding DUF2516 family protein, which gives rise to MLRAGFDSLLTLVMFLIFTGFAVAALVFAAMAREDAYRAAEKQTKKFWLIVLGINLALNLLFPMLFLQIAGVIAAIVFMVDVRPALQQVSGGGGGRRGGGSSSDGPYGPYNGGR
- a CDS encoding helix-turn-helix transcriptional regulator, with product MASLNVGNLGEYLREQRRTAQLSLRQLADAAGVSNPYLSQIERGLRKPSAEVLQQVAKALRISAETLYVRAGILDEKEREELETRAVILADPSINERQKQVLLQIYDSFRKENAAEAAAAAAQAAQAAEADHSGATEAAGATGAAGATGATEAPAGARAVAAERPADAPDAQPDA
- a CDS encoding ATP-dependent endonuclease, with amino-acid sequence METTTGRFRTAVREWAADGAGASAAAAVARELAAGSELRTAVLVEGVSDHVALDALAARHGRSLDAEGIAVIPLGGATNIGRFVQLLGRQGLGITLAGLCDAGEERHFSGALEREGLGHDLARSDMEPLGFYVCDADLEEELIRSLGAESVQQVVDAQGDLRAFRIFQKQPAQRERDVERQLRRFMGTISGRKSLYARSLVDALDLTEAPRPLDRLLAHVSVSASTSTSTSTSAG
- a CDS encoding helix-turn-helix transcriptional regulator, encoding MALDDLVRLRRARDVMDRDYALPLDVPALASVALMSTGHFARSFRAAYGETPYSYLMTRRVERAKALLRRGDMSVTDVCFAVGCTSLGSFSSRFTELVGETPSAYRARRHEDGAAIPACVAKVRTRPVRKT
- a CDS encoding VOC family protein codes for the protein MNVKLSQCFIAVDDHDKALAFYRDALGLEVRNDVGFEGMRWVTVGSPAQPDVEIVLEPPLADPNASPADRQAVAELLAKGMLRGVIFSTEDVDATFEHVRAAGGEVLQEPVDQPYGVRDCAFRDPAGNMLRFTQPRSS
- a CDS encoding DUF5710 domain-containing protein; this translates as MPVERIWLDVPYAEKDAAKRGGARWDPAAKRWFAPRAGMTELARWAAAVDVPDLLPGEDRTLGSGLFVDLVPRTCWFTNVRSCVAQADWERLRRMITGRAGQRCEACGAGEDRSARRWLEAHERWTYDATTRVQTLKRLICLCTDCHTVTHFGLAQVRGIEDRAFAHLVKVTGMSGPQARDHVRAAFAVWEDRSRHDWELDLGILTGAGIALAPPPGAGERARVADETLLPRQPGTPTREQGAGTRPTPRRD
- a CDS encoding MarR family winged helix-turn-helix transcriptional regulator, with the protein product MTAMAPTRTEPDLSYLLDHTSHALRTRMTAALDAIGLTPRMHCVLVHALEEERTQAQLAEIGDMDKTTMVVTVDALEKAGLAERRPSSTDRRARIIAVTEAGAKVAVESQKIVDGVHESALASLPDDARAALLKALNLLVTGHLETPIESPRPARRARQRG